One region of Cloacibacillus sp. An23 genomic DNA includes:
- a CDS encoding aminotransferase class I/II-fold pyridoxal phosphate-dependent enzyme, translating to MRIQTFKLERQFALYKAKAKYMLSQSSCEGCTMREILDMADDECRRLWDDLSLGYTKPEGFLPLREAISSRYTSIRPSDILELAPEEGIFIFMNNMLEPGDEVIVMHPTLPSLYELPRALGCTVVKWPLEVTSWGWRLDINFLAENISPKTKLLIMNVPNNPTGFIPVRAELDRILNLADRNGTWIFNEETYRGMEHDPGAALPSLADIYPRATVVGGLNKYGLPGTRIGWLASKNRQIISDCAAFKDYTTLCNNAPGEILATIAMRNAPDLLKRNHDIVLENLAVAESFFKKHRDLFQWIQPNGGATAFPRLLPPLDVTEMCERAMAEKQLLIIGERAFGLNTNHFRVGLGRRDFKESLAVFADCVEHMKAAAEARGK from the coding sequence ATGAGGATACAGACCTTCAAGCTTGAAAGACAGTTCGCGCTATACAAGGCCAAGGCGAAATATATGCTGAGCCAAAGCTCATGCGAGGGCTGCACGATGCGCGAGATCCTCGACATGGCAGACGACGAATGCCGCCGCCTGTGGGACGATCTCAGCCTCGGCTATACGAAGCCGGAGGGCTTCCTTCCCCTGCGCGAGGCTATATCGTCGCGCTACACCTCGATACGCCCCTCCGACATACTAGAGCTCGCGCCGGAAGAGGGCATCTTCATTTTCATGAACAATATGCTCGAGCCGGGCGACGAGGTCATCGTCATGCACCCGACGCTCCCGTCGCTCTACGAGCTGCCGCGCGCGCTCGGCTGCACCGTCGTCAAATGGCCTCTCGAGGTCACAAGCTGGGGCTGGCGGCTGGATATAAACTTCCTCGCCGAAAACATCTCGCCGAAAACGAAGCTGCTCATCATGAACGTGCCGAACAACCCGACCGGCTTCATCCCGGTGCGCGCGGAGCTGGACAGGATACTGAACCTGGCAGACCGCAACGGCACGTGGATATTCAACGAAGAGACGTACCGCGGCATGGAACACGACCCTGGCGCGGCCCTTCCCTCGCTCGCGGACATATACCCGCGCGCGACCGTCGTCGGCGGCCTCAACAAATACGGCCTGCCCGGCACGCGAATCGGCTGGCTCGCCTCGAAGAACCGCCAGATCATAAGCGACTGCGCCGCCTTCAAAGACTACACGACGCTCTGCAACAACGCTCCGGGCGAAATACTGGCCACGATAGCGATGCGCAACGCTCCGGACCTCCTTAAGCGCAACCACGACATAGTGCTCGAGAACCTCGCCGTAGCCGAATCCTTCTTCAAGAAGCACCGCGACCTCTTCCAATGGATACAGCCCAACGGAGGCGCGACGGCTTTCCCGCGTCTGCTTCCTCCGCTCGACGTGACAGAGATGTGCGAGCGCGCGATGGCGGAAAAGCAGCTCCTTATAATAGGAGAGCGCGCCTTCGGCCTCAACACGAACCACTTCCGCGTCGGCCTCGGACGGCGCGATTTCAAAGAGTCGCTCGCCGTATTCGCGGACTGCGTTGAGCATATGAAGGCCGCAGCCGAAGCCAGGGGCAAATAA
- a CDS encoding GntR family transcriptional regulator gives MKSLKEQVYDYLRVQMNEGRLRPGAFLNLNDISRELGMSRTPLRDALFQLESEGFVTIFPRRGVVVNSLTLEKIRNIYEILGALESAALLLVAVRFRDADADVMEKYNQQMRKALDHNNFTVFYEANLRFHNVYLDMLDNAEMYHAVKIRKERLYDFPRNKTFVKEWEVHSLDEHAAMIKLLREHDFNGAADYIRDVHWSFSVQERFIRRYYFANHVELDVSEEGNLTVE, from the coding sequence TTGAAATCGTTGAAGGAGCAGGTATACGACTATCTTCGCGTGCAGATGAACGAGGGCAGGCTTAGGCCTGGGGCCTTTTTGAACCTCAACGACATCAGCCGCGAACTGGGGATGAGCAGGACGCCGCTGCGCGACGCTCTTTTTCAGCTCGAGTCGGAGGGATTTGTGACGATTTTCCCGCGCCGGGGCGTAGTGGTGAATTCTCTGACTCTGGAGAAGATACGCAATATTTACGAGATTCTCGGCGCTCTCGAGTCGGCGGCTCTGCTGCTCGTCGCGGTCAGGTTCCGCGACGCGGACGCCGACGTTATGGAGAAGTACAACCAGCAGATGAGGAAGGCTCTGGACCACAATAATTTCACCGTCTTTTACGAGGCGAATCTGCGGTTCCACAACGTCTACCTCGATATGCTGGACAACGCGGAGATGTACCACGCGGTGAAGATACGCAAGGAGCGTCTTTACGATTTTCCGAGAAACAAGACCTTCGTGAAGGAGTGGGAGGTTCATTCGCTCGACGAGCACGCGGCGATGATAAAGCTTCTGAGGGAGCACGACTTCAACGGGGCGGCGGACTATATCCGCGACGTGCATTGGTCTTTCTCGGTGCAGGAGCGCTTCATACGCAGATATTATTTTGCGAACCATGTGGAGCTTGACGTGTCAGAGGAGGGGAATCTTACCGTTGAGTAA
- a CDS encoding PLP-dependent aminotransferase family protein, which yields MRYSDRILTTPSSFIRDILKVTEDPSVISFAGGLPNPISFPQEALKESACRIIDEFHGKVFQYSTTNGYAPLRQYIADKYNRNFGLNLKPEHVLITTGSQQALDLMAKILLNKGDGVIIEEPGYLGAIQAFMMFEPTFYPVTLEHEGLKLDELEAALKRGVKFAYTVPNFQNPTGLTYTMERREAIRELFEKYDTVLIEDDPYGELRFKGDKLPYIGAGKLAHSVIHGSFSKTVTPGMRLGFMITQDDELMQHLITAKQSSDLHTNIFSQYMIYDYLAHNEYQQHVDKIVALYKEQSDAMLAAIKEYFPAGVKYTEPEGGMFIWVTLPEGMSALKLFHKAMEKKVAFVPGDPFYVGKSDVNTFRLNYTNSTDEVIREGIKRLGEVIKESMPSRER from the coding sequence ATGCGTTATTCAGACAGGATTCTGACAACCCCGTCCTCTTTCATAAGGGACATACTCAAAGTGACGGAGGACCCGTCGGTCATATCGTTCGCCGGCGGACTGCCGAACCCCATATCGTTCCCGCAGGAGGCCCTCAAGGAGTCCGCGTGCAGGATAATCGACGAATTCCACGGAAAAGTCTTCCAGTACTCGACGACCAACGGCTACGCGCCGCTGCGCCAGTACATCGCCGACAAATATAACAGAAACTTCGGCCTCAACCTCAAGCCCGAACACGTACTCATCACAACCGGCTCGCAGCAGGCGCTCGACCTGATGGCGAAGATACTGCTCAACAAGGGCGACGGCGTCATAATCGAAGAGCCCGGCTACCTCGGCGCAATACAGGCTTTCATGATGTTCGAGCCGACTTTCTACCCCGTCACTCTCGAGCACGAGGGGCTGAAACTCGACGAACTCGAAGCCGCGCTCAAAAGGGGCGTCAAGTTCGCCTACACAGTGCCGAACTTCCAGAACCCGACCGGCCTCACCTACACGATGGAGCGCCGCGAGGCGATACGCGAACTCTTCGAAAAGTACGACACCGTGCTCATCGAAGACGACCCATACGGAGAGCTGCGCTTCAAGGGCGACAAGCTGCCCTACATCGGCGCCGGCAAGCTCGCGCACAGCGTCATCCACGGCTCCTTCTCCAAGACCGTCACGCCAGGCATGCGCCTCGGCTTCATGATCACGCAGGACGACGAGCTCATGCAGCACCTCATCACCGCGAAACAGTCGAGCGACCTGCACACGAACATCTTCTCGCAGTACATGATCTACGACTACCTCGCGCACAACGAATACCAGCAGCACGTAGACAAGATCGTAGCGCTCTACAAAGAGCAGTCCGACGCGATGCTCGCCGCGATAAAGGAATACTTCCCCGCCGGAGTCAAGTACACCGAGCCGGAAGGCGGAATGTTCATCTGGGTCACTCTGCCCGAAGGCATGTCGGCGCTCAAGCTTTTCCACAAGGCGATGGAAAAGAAGGTCGCCTTCGTCCCCGGCGATCCGTTCTACGTAGGCAAGAGCGACGTCAACACCTTCCGCCTCAACTACACGAACTCGACCGACGAAGTCATCCGCGAGGGAATCAAGCGCCTCGGCGAAGTCATCAAGGAATCTATGCCGAGCCGCGAAAGATAA